A part of Canis lupus familiaris isolate Mischka breed German Shepherd chromosome 4, alternate assembly UU_Cfam_GSD_1.0, whole genome shotgun sequence genomic DNA contains:
- the LOC100687063 gene encoding lymphokine-activated killer T-cell-originated protein kinase-like, whose translation MEYGGEKSLNDLIEERNKDSQDPFPAAIILKVALNMARGLKYVHQEKKLLHGDIKSSNVVIKGDFETIKICDVGVSLPLDENMTVTDPEACYIGTEPWKPKEALEENGIITDKADIFAFGLTLWEMMTLSIPHINLPDDDDDEDKTFDESDFDDEAYYAVWGRGHLLIWKNWMKRTRK comes from the coding sequence ATGGAATATGGAGGTGAAAAGTCTCTAAATGACTTAATAGAAGAACGAAATAAAGACAGCCAAGATCCTTTTCCAGCagccataattttaaaagttgctttgAACATGGCAAGAGGGTTAAAGTATGTACACCAAGAAAAGAAACTGCTTCATGGAGACATAAAGTCTTCAAATGTTGTAATTAAAGGTGATTTTGAAACAATTAAAATCTGTGATGTAGGAGTCTCTCTGCCACTTGATGAAAATATGACTGTGACTGATCCTGAGGCCTGTTATATTGGCACTGAGCCTTGGAAACCCAAGGAAGCTTTGGAAGAGAATGGCATTATTACTGACAAGGCAGACATATTTGCTTTTGGCCTGACTCTGTGGGAAATGATGACTTTGTCTATTCCACACATTAATCTtccagatgatgatgatgatgaagataaaaCTTTTGATGAAAGCGACTTTGATGATGAAGCATACTATGCAGTTTGGGGACGAGGCCACCTGTTAATATGGAAGAACTGGATGAAACGTACCAGAAAGTAA